A window of Selenomonas ruminantium subsp. lactilytica TAM6421 contains these coding sequences:
- a CDS encoding bifunctional 4-hydroxy-2-oxoglutarate aldolase/2-dehydro-3-deoxy-phosphogluconate aldolase produces MKEIFKQFKEIGIIPVVVMEDAQYAEQLADVLCDNGLPCAEVTFRTAAAAEVISRMAKHRPELLVGAGTVLTTQEADLAIAAGAKFIVSPGLNPEVVRYCQAKGMPVAPGTQTPSEMEQAIGLGLDFVKFFPAEPAGGLKMIKAVAAPYGQLVFMPTGGLTPENVRAYLADEKILACGGSWMVKQQMMADGDWEGIAKLVREAAAIVKEVRGRGKQAVNSLYRKDKSDYLNKRKLKIS; encoded by the coding sequence ATGAAAGAGATATTCAAACAATTCAAGGAGATTGGGATTATCCCGGTGGTGGTCATGGAAGATGCACAGTATGCAGAACAGCTGGCCGATGTCCTCTGCGATAACGGTCTGCCCTGTGCGGAGGTCACCTTCCGTACGGCGGCTGCTGCCGAGGTGATTTCCCGCATGGCAAAACATCGTCCGGAACTTCTGGTGGGGGCGGGCACTGTGCTCACCACGCAGGAAGCAGATCTGGCCATCGCCGCGGGGGCAAAGTTCATCGTCAGCCCCGGCCTTAACCCCGAAGTGGTCCGGTACTGTCAGGCCAAGGGGATGCCGGTAGCTCCGGGAACCCAGACGCCCAGCGAAATGGAACAGGCCATCGGCCTGGGGCTGGATTTCGTGAAATTCTTCCCGGCGGAACCGGCTGGCGGCCTCAAGATGATCAAGGCGGTGGCTGCGCCCTACGGTCAGCTGGTCTTTATGCCGACAGGCGGCCTTACGCCAGAAAATGTCCGCGCTTATCTGGCTGATGAGAAAATCCTCGCTTGCGGCGGCAGTTGGATGGTCAAACAGCAGATGATGGCAGACGGTGATTGGGAAGGCATTGCCAAGCTCGTCCGCGAGGCTGCTGCGATTGTCAAAGAGGTAAGAGGTCGTGGCAAGCAGGCTGTCAATAGCTTGTATCGGAAAGATAAATCAGACTATTTAAATAAGCGTAAATTGAAGATTTCTTGA
- a CDS encoding glycoside hydrolase family 28 protein, which produces MAFSWNQKLYEEILAKFRAPLPRVRFCRITDSRYQELWRSVEEIYYEHPLGPYKGSKAELKEDLSYREERLLERRRHVLFHGQAIQQAIDDMAQAGGGRVEIPAGIWYTGALELKSHVELHLVAGARLCFIRNKSNVFYPLRYTRWEGVECMNFSPFIYAEGAEDISITGQGTLDGQADEFNWMPWKFGYFGEPDQEEQRQRLFRAGAEGIPVQQRIFADDVSTLRPPFIQFYNSKDIRIMGVHIVNSPFWEINPVLCENVWIKGVHIETDLYNNDGIDPESSRNVLIEDCYFLTGDDCIAIKSGRNEDGRRIGVPTANVIIRHNRFANGHGGITLGSEISGGVHDVFATGNHFDSPNLDYPIRFKTNAMRGGTLENVYVKDSVVNKARLAVVHADFFYEEGHAGENLPQLDNITLDGFWTAEGGSIDAKYAFYLKGFADALIENVTFRDMKLEGVKGEAVLENIHALAFENVTINGKRQPDRLVDVGSDGQIG; this is translated from the coding sequence GTGGCGTTTTCCTGGAATCAAAAACTTTATGAGGAAATCCTGGCTAAGTTCAGAGCGCCTTTGCCCCGTGTCAGGTTCTGCCGGATCACGGACAGCAGATATCAGGAGCTCTGGCGTTCCGTGGAGGAAATCTACTATGAGCATCCGCTGGGCCCTTACAAGGGCAGCAAGGCGGAGCTCAAGGAAGATCTGTCGTACCGGGAGGAAAGATTGTTAGAGCGGCGCCGGCATGTGCTGTTCCATGGTCAGGCCATCCAGCAGGCCATTGATGATATGGCGCAGGCGGGCGGCGGTCGGGTGGAAATCCCGGCAGGCATCTGGTATACCGGTGCACTGGAGCTCAAATCGCATGTGGAGCTGCATCTGGTGGCTGGTGCCAGGCTCTGCTTCATCCGCAACAAGAGCAATGTATTCTATCCCCTGCGCTATACTCGCTGGGAAGGCGTGGAATGCATGAACTTTTCGCCGTTCATCTATGCGGAGGGCGCAGAGGACATCAGCATCACGGGACAGGGCACGCTGGACGGGCAGGCCGATGAATTCAACTGGATGCCCTGGAAATTCGGCTACTTCGGCGAGCCGGATCAGGAGGAGCAAAGACAGCGTCTTTTCCGGGCTGGAGCAGAGGGAATTCCTGTTCAGCAGCGCATTTTTGCCGATGATGTATCCACCCTGCGGCCGCCTTTCATCCAGTTTTACAACAGCAAGGATATCCGCATCATGGGCGTGCATATCGTCAATTCACCCTTTTGGGAGATCAATCCGGTGCTCTGCGAGAACGTCTGGATCAAGGGAGTACACATTGAGACGGATCTCTACAACAACGATGGCATCGATCCGGAATCCAGCCGCAATGTGCTGATCGAGGATTGCTACTTCCTCACGGGGGATGACTGCATTGCCATCAAATCCGGGCGCAATGAGGATGGGCGCCGTATCGGCGTGCCGACGGCCAATGTAATCATCCGCCATAACCGCTTTGCCAATGGCCATGGCGGCATCACCTTGGGCAGTGAGATTTCCGGCGGGGTGCATGATGTGTTTGCGACAGGCAACCATTTCGACAGTCCCAACCTCGATTATCCCATTCGCTTCAAGACTAATGCCATGCGGGGCGGCACGCTGGAAAATGTCTACGTGAAGGACAGCGTGGTCAACAAGGCACGGCTGGCGGTGGTGCATGCGGATTTCTTTTACGAGGAAGGCCATGCAGGAGAAAACCTTCCGCAGCTGGATAATATCACGCTGGATGGCTTCTGGACCGCAGAGGGCGGCAGTATTGATGCGAAATACGCCTTTTATCTCAAGGGCTTTGCTGATGCCCTCATTGAAAACGTCACCTTCCGGGATATGAAGCTGGAAGGGGTGAAAGGTGAGGCGGTCTTAGAAAATATCCATGCGCTGGCCTTTGAGAATGTGACCATTAATGGAAAACGCCAGCCGGACCGGCTGGTGGATGTTGGCTCTGACGGGCAGATCGGATAA
- a CDS encoding MFS transporter yields the protein MEARKVTWWNVLGYACLNFLGGGTQALSSAFLMLFYTMYCDIPAVQAGLIFTIARCIDAVGNPVMGYISDNFGRTRLGKRFGRRKFFILTGIPLVLITYPILWTPGHSFEFYVAANIIYEIVFTSVMVPGPTLPAEMTQVAAEKTKLVSAKQYCGTFASTIALLFPAFFFQRFGEGNLDAFFYTGLTYAVVVSISLAVMYVLTYERAPEDIHYTEEMGSVSHVLRKLVNDVFASMRIRAFRLHAGMMLFIGIYKNLAAGVFTYYVVYALSLSVSATSIITSFATLVSFIALAIFITICYRRGGPFAFKVVGVIVTASLAGYYILFQNQSSMTEEAVIVWLTVLAIINNVGKAGADYIPVFQLPFMADIDEAVTMERREGIFTGVNGLLSKLASAAEGFLLGVGLALFGFEKGAGQQTAMAIDGVLVMTIVVPIVLCGIVYLISRNLTLTKENHKLLVDEVHRIRSGGSMADVTPETRKAVESLTGWKYEQCFGHNDLMRVHDEPAGVHSH from the coding sequence ATGGAAGCAAGAAAAGTAACCTGGTGGAATGTGCTGGGCTATGCCTGTTTGAATTTCCTCGGTGGCGGTACGCAGGCACTCAGTTCCGCTTTCCTGATGTTGTTCTACACCATGTATTGCGATATTCCCGCCGTGCAGGCAGGTCTTATCTTTACCATTGCCAGATGTATCGATGCCGTGGGCAATCCGGTGATGGGCTATATCAGCGATAACTTTGGCCGTACCCGCTTGGGCAAGCGCTTCGGGCGGCGCAAGTTCTTTATCCTGACCGGTATCCCCTTGGTGCTTATCACCTATCCAATCCTTTGGACGCCGGGCCATAGTTTTGAATTCTATGTGGCTGCCAACATCATCTATGAGATCGTCTTTACCAGTGTGATGGTTCCGGGGCCGACGCTGCCGGCAGAAATGACGCAGGTCGCAGCCGAAAAGACCAAGCTGGTTTCGGCCAAGCAGTATTGCGGCACCTTTGCCAGCACCATTGCCCTGCTGTTCCCGGCCTTCTTCTTCCAGCGTTTCGGAGAAGGCAATCTCGATGCTTTCTTCTATACTGGCCTTACCTATGCTGTGGTAGTTTCCATCTCCTTAGCCGTTATGTATGTACTGACCTATGAACGTGCGCCCGAGGACATCCACTATACGGAAGAGATGGGTTCAGTATCCCATGTGCTGCGCAAATTGGTCAATGACGTGTTCGCTTCCATGCGCATCCGGGCCTTCCGCCTCCATGCCGGCATGATGCTCTTTATCGGCATCTACAAGAATCTGGCTGCGGGTGTTTTCACTTATTATGTGGTTTACGCCCTGTCTCTGTCGGTCAGTGCGACTTCCATCATCACGAGTTTTGCGACATTGGTATCCTTTATCGCGCTGGCAATCTTCATCACCATCTGCTATCGTCGTGGTGGCCCGTTCGCCTTCAAGGTGGTAGGCGTCATCGTGACGGCTTCGCTGGCCGGTTATTATATCCTGTTCCAGAATCAGTCCAGCATGACTGAAGAGGCCGTGATCGTCTGGCTGACGGTGCTGGCCATCATCAACAACGTGGGCAAGGCTGGTGCAGACTATATCCCGGTATTTCAGCTTCCCTTCATGGCCGATATTGATGAAGCGGTTACCATGGAACGCCGCGAGGGTATCTTCACAGGTGTAAATGGCCTGCTGTCCAAGCTGGCTTCGGCTGCGGAAGGTTTCCTGCTGGGCGTAGGGCTGGCCCTCTTCGGTTTTGAAAAGGGCGCCGGCCAGCAGACGGCAATGGCTATTGATGGCGTGCTGGTCATGACCATCGTGGTACCAATCGTTCTCTGCGGCATCGTTTATCTGATTTCCCGCAATCTGACGCTGACCAAGGAAAACCATAAGCTCCTCGTGGATGAGGTACATCGCATCCGTTCGGGCGGCAGCATGGCCGATGTGACGCCGGAAACGCGCAAGGCCGTGGAATCCCTGACGGGCTGGAAGTATGAGCAGTGCTTCGGTCATAACGATCTGATGCGTGTCCATGATGAACCTGCAGGTGTTCATTCGCACTGA
- a CDS encoding glycoside hydrolase family 88/105 protein: MKKYSQWMADSVIQRKTDLTSYWAYEFGLTLDGIAEVWHQTGERKYFDYIKSCMDTFIGEDGSIRGYDVKEYNIDHLNNGKILLTIYKETHEEKYRKALELLRSQIEHHPRTKEGVFWHKEIYPEQIWLDGLYMGATFYAKYVSEFSRSMEEYDDIARQFIIARKHTLDEQTGLLYHAYDDARQQPWANKLTGLSKHFWARSIGWYCMALVDTLAELPADNQYKPDLIQILNDTMQALIKVASPQSHVWYQVPDCGDRKGNYVEASGSSMIAYALFKGVRMGWLPESMREFAKLSYHGLIDEFITETPMGTICLNKICFVAGLGGQPTKAYGERDGSFAYYISEPIVTNEPKGLGPFILAAAEYERL, translated from the coding sequence ATGAAAAAATATTCACAGTGGATGGCTGATTCCGTTATCCAGCGCAAGACCGACCTGACAAGTTACTGGGCTTATGAATTTGGCCTGACGCTGGACGGCATTGCGGAGGTCTGGCATCAGACCGGCGAGCGGAAATACTTTGACTACATCAAGTCCTGCATGGATACGTTTATCGGGGAGGATGGCAGTATCCGGGGGTATGATGTGAAAGAGTACAACATCGACCATCTCAACAACGGCAAGATTCTGCTGACCATCTATAAGGAAACTCATGAAGAAAAGTATCGCAAGGCTTTGGAACTCTTGCGCAGCCAGATTGAGCATCATCCCCGCACAAAGGAAGGGGTGTTCTGGCATAAGGAAATCTATCCAGAGCAGATCTGGCTGGATGGCCTCTATATGGGGGCAACATTCTATGCCAAATACGTCAGTGAGTTCAGCCGCAGCATGGAGGAATATGATGATATTGCCCGGCAGTTTATCATCGCCCGTAAGCATACGCTCGATGAGCAGACAGGGCTTCTCTATCACGCCTATGACGATGCCCGCCAGCAGCCTTGGGCCAACAAGCTGACCGGCCTGTCCAAGCATTTCTGGGCACGTTCCATTGGCTGGTACTGCATGGCGCTGGTGGATACGCTGGCAGAATTGCCGGCTGACAATCAGTATAAGCCGGATCTCATTCAGATTCTCAACGACACGATGCAGGCGTTAATCAAAGTGGCCAGCCCCCAGTCCCATGTCTGGTATCAGGTGCCGGACTGCGGCGACCGCAAGGGCAACTATGTGGAGGCTTCGGGTTCGTCCATGATCGCTTACGCTCTGTTCAAGGGTGTGCGCATGGGCTGGCTGCCGGAGAGCATGCGGGAATTTGCGAAACTCTCCTATCATGGGCTCATTGATGAATTCATCACCGAAACGCCCATGGGCACCATCTGCCTCAATAAGATCTGCTTCGTTGCCGGGCTGGGCGGCCAGCCCACCAAGGCTTACGGCGAGCGGGATGGTTCATTTGCCTACTATATCAGTGAACCTATTGTGACCAATGAACCCAAGGGATTGGGCCCCTTCATCCTGGCGGCTGCGGAATATGAGCGCCTTTGA
- a CDS encoding S-layer homology domain-containing protein translates to MIKQKMLLGLVSAAFLGMGSLPGAAEAADNPFASVPPDSGYYDDVDALVNNGLIYGYEKGEFKKTRIISRMEMAIFTAKAMSAMDRAGAEDAQRIQRLIKEFSGELSDMHVKVPGVAAKKEESKAASGPKIKQMPKNFSLTGLIRLRDDWGHNKNADGKDDTFGGTKNHQLLWQMFTKFDIGAGWTGEIDFLGAKDGDGDSRTTGENTSGTADINKAFVTGPLAGGSVRVGRVKGSTVYGDSMIMGQYYQGIDYTRKFGKWKAGATWGKVDYNTSRWSGDTEKVNTTYYDKDGKAHYGYKAERGVSGSDMNPDGLGVNMTQIQTSYQASKDFAWNMGFWHLTARGSGNYRSSKDIALGKASTHYNDPNIFETSVSWQASRKLKVLGNFAISDDTRGKDTDFGRQNKAYGISFRWGQVAASNPHSSKLQLDLLHQERYTGIKSTYDLKNKMGEGERGFILDYRYVPIQNVMFDFRWMHYHSLGKTAAKTDHGNQYRVQAYYYF, encoded by the coding sequence ATGATAAAACAGAAGATGCTTTTAGGTCTAGTCAGTGCAGCATTTTTAGGTATGGGCAGCCTGCCCGGTGCGGCCGAAGCCGCCGATAATCCCTTTGCCAGTGTGCCGCCGGACAGCGGCTATTATGATGATGTGGATGCGCTGGTCAACAACGGTCTGATCTATGGCTATGAGAAAGGCGAATTCAAGAAGACGCGCATCATCAGCCGCATGGAGATGGCCATCTTCACGGCCAAGGCCATGAGTGCCATGGACCGGGCCGGGGCTGAGGATGCCCAGCGCATCCAGCGCTTGATCAAGGAGTTTTCCGGGGAACTTTCCGATATGCATGTGAAGGTGCCGGGCGTAGCGGCAAAGAAGGAAGAATCCAAGGCAGCCAGTGGACCAAAGATCAAGCAGATGCCCAAGAACTTCAGCCTGACGGGCCTGATCCGCCTGCGTGATGACTGGGGACACAACAAGAATGCCGATGGCAAGGATGATACCTTCGGTGGAACGAAGAACCATCAGCTGCTCTGGCAGATGTTCACGAAATTTGATATCGGTGCTGGCTGGACTGGTGAGATCGACTTCCTCGGCGCCAAAGATGGCGATGGTGATTCCCGTACGACCGGTGAGAACACCAGCGGCACTGCCGATATCAACAAGGCCTTCGTGACCGGCCCGCTGGCAGGCGGTTCCGTGCGTGTCGGCCGCGTAAAGGGCTCCACGGTTTATGGCGATTCCATGATCATGGGGCAGTATTATCAGGGCATCGACTATACCCGCAAATTTGGCAAATGGAAGGCCGGGGCTACCTGGGGCAAGGTAGATTATAATACTTCAAGATGGAGCGGTGACACTGAGAAAGTCAATACGACATATTATGATAAAGATGGAAAGGCCCATTATGGATATAAGGCAGAACGGGGCGTTTCAGGTTCAGATATGAATCCGGACGGTCTGGGTGTTAATATGACACAGATACAGACTTCTTATCAGGCCAGCAAGGACTTTGCCTGGAATATGGGTTTCTGGCATCTGACAGCCCGGGGCAGCGGCAATTACCGCAGCAGCAAGGATATTGCGCTGGGTAAGGCTTCCACGCACTATAATGATCCCAATATCTTTGAGACCAGTGTCAGCTGGCAGGCTTCCCGCAAGCTGAAAGTTCTGGGGAACTTTGCCATCTCCGATGATACGCGTGGCAAGGATACGGACTTTGGCCGCCAGAACAAGGCCTATGGCATATCCTTCCGCTGGGGGCAGGTGGCGGCCAGCAATCCGCATTCCAGCAAGCTCCAGCTTGACCTGCTGCATCAGGAACGCTATACGGGCATCAAGTCCACTTATGATCTGAAGAACAAGATGGGCGAAGGTGAGCGGGGCTTCATCCTGGATTACCGCTATGTGCCCATCCAGAATGTGATGTTCGACTTCCGTTGGATGCACTATCATTCCCTGGGCAAGACCGCGGCTAAGACGGATCATGGCAATCAGTACCGTGTACAGGCATATTATTACTTCTAA
- a CDS encoding glycoside hydrolase family 28 protein has product MFINKKKVAALACVIGLSLSQGVWANPAAPTGLTAPGQAVTDNSLSLIWDRPAKDDEVVSYNVYMDGKLVAQTAKDFSSEAKQEIRDFYTASPQGQKVVSHNYRVTGLQPGSKHSFTVRAVDAKGAESVDSNKLSTATLTAGARLDVTKYGAVGDGSTLNTQAIQKAIDACPAGGTVVVPAGNFKTGSLWLKSDMTLEVQKDATLLGTEDPSAYPYHYKLYSYLSDERYFSLLNARPGQDGKQLQNIRIVGEGTIDGNGWKMDEKGNYLYRARAKKGEPLPANHVSKIGVLAANQVAALEKNEGLDENKAYPRRSSLILLKGVDHVYVTGVTLKNPANHTLVLQKCNDVVVENTNFQTFNCNNGDGIEFGHGKGLKVYDNVFNNGDDCVNFAAGQGAKGEKGAPTEDIWIFNNSFHHGHGAVVMGSHTAAYIQKLLAEDNVIDGTEIALRMKTNPANGGGARDVLFRNNAARNLTKNFFIATTAYSDPNAKTDFPKASKAGSFYNIRVEDCTVEKTGKAAIEIVGLPEAKHHDINFKNITIDKGQPWIITNAENIDFDNVKQSNTPINKF; this is encoded by the coding sequence ATGTTTATCAATAAAAAGAAAGTTGCAGCATTGGCATGTGTGATAGGTCTGTCCCTGTCACAGGGCGTCTGGGCAAATCCGGCCGCGCCCACAGGGCTGACGGCTCCAGGGCAGGCGGTGACGGATAACAGCCTGAGCCTGATCTGGGACCGCCCGGCCAAGGATGATGAGGTAGTCAGCTACAATGTCTATATGGATGGGAAATTGGTGGCGCAGACTGCCAAGGATTTCTCCTCTGAGGCTAAGCAGGAAATCCGGGATTTCTACACCGCCTCTCCGCAGGGGCAGAAGGTCGTAAGCCATAATTACCGGGTTACCGGTCTGCAGCCGGGCAGCAAGCACAGCTTCACGGTGCGGGCGGTGGATGCCAAAGGTGCAGAATCGGTGGACAGCAACAAGCTCAGCACGGCAACCCTTACGGCTGGTGCTCGGCTGGACGTGACGAAATACGGTGCCGTCGGGGATGGCAGCACGCTCAATACCCAGGCTATCCAAAAGGCCATTGATGCCTGTCCCGCTGGCGGTACGGTGGTTGTCCCGGCAGGTAATTTCAAGACCGGCAGCCTCTGGCTCAAGAGTGATATGACCTTGGAAGTGCAGAAAGATGCTACCCTGCTGGGGACGGAAGATCCGTCAGCTTATCCTTATCATTACAAGCTTTACTCCTACCTTTCCGATGAACGCTATTTTTCCCTGCTCAATGCTCGTCCTGGTCAGGATGGCAAGCAGCTGCAGAATATTCGCATCGTTGGGGAAGGTACCATCGATGGCAATGGCTGGAAGATGGATGAAAAGGGCAATTATCTCTACCGGGCCAGAGCGAAGAAAGGCGAACCCCTGCCGGCCAATCATGTTTCCAAGATCGGCGTATTGGCCGCCAATCAGGTAGCAGCCCTGGAAAAAAACGAGGGCTTGGATGAAAACAAGGCTTATCCGCGCCGTTCCAGCCTGATCCTGCTGAAGGGTGTCGACCATGTTTACGTCACGGGCGTAACGCTCAAGAATCCGGCCAATCATACACTGGTCTTGCAGAAATGCAATGACGTGGTCGTGGAGAACACCAATTTCCAGACTTTCAACTGCAATAACGGCGATGGCATCGAATTCGGCCATGGAAAAGGTTTGAAAGTCTACGACAATGTGTTCAACAACGGTGATGACTGCGTGAACTTTGCCGCTGGCCAGGGAGCCAAAGGCGAGAAGGGCGCACCCACCGAGGATATCTGGATCTTCAACAACTCCTTCCATCATGGGCATGGTGCCGTGGTTATGGGCAGCCATACGGCAGCTTATATCCAGAAACTGCTGGCAGAGGACAATGTCATCGATGGCACGGAAATCGCCCTGCGCATGAAGACCAATCCGGCTAATGGCGGTGGTGCCCGGGACGTCTTGTTCCGCAACAATGCGGCTCGCAACCTCACGAAGAATTTCTTCATTGCCACGACGGCTTACAGCGATCCCAATGCCAAGACTGATTTCCCCAAGGCCAGCAAGGCCGGCAGCTTCTACAACATCCGCGTGGAGGACTGCACGGTGGAGAAAACCGGTAAGGCTGCTATCGAGATCGTGGGCCTGCCCGAGGCCAAGCACCATGATATCAACTTCAAGAATATCACGATTGATAAAGGCCAGCCATGGATCATCACCAATGCCGAAAACATCGATTTCGACAATGTAAAACAGAGTAATACCCCTATCAATAAATTCTAA
- a CDS encoding sugar phosphate isomerase/epimerase family protein produces MLQLGIRLHDMRPGSLAERAAWARGQGFSCVHLALEKTISGFKLEPGKLTAGFGKHIRDIFASHDVDVAVLGCYKNLAHPDRAELQRIQENYIAHLRMAVSLGCSVVGTETGAPNAEYQYEPQCHTEMALQTFLHGLEPVVEAAEKLGVLLAIEPVWNHIVWNPQVARRVIQEMASPNLRIIFDPVNLLSGENYQDRDRVIGEAIEQFGEYVEVVHLKDFQVQGEKLSAVAPGTGLMDYKPLLAYLKQEKYGIQATLENTIPENAVAARKYLEEIYAEV; encoded by the coding sequence ATGTTGCAATTAGGGATTCGGCTGCATGACATGCGGCCGGGAAGTTTAGCCGAGCGGGCGGCCTGGGCACGGGGACAGGGATTTTCTTGCGTGCATCTGGCCTTGGAAAAGACAATATCTGGTTTCAAGCTGGAACCGGGAAAATTGACCGCTGGATTTGGCAAACATATCCGGGATATCTTTGCCTCGCATGATGTGGATGTGGCGGTGTTGGGCTGTTATAAGAATCTGGCCCATCCGGACCGCGCAGAATTGCAGAGGATTCAAGAAAATTACATCGCCCATCTGCGCATGGCGGTGAGTCTGGGCTGTTCGGTGGTAGGGACGGAAACCGGCGCCCCCAATGCAGAATATCAATATGAACCACAATGTCATACGGAAATGGCCCTGCAAACGTTCCTGCATGGTCTGGAGCCTGTGGTGGAGGCCGCTGAGAAATTAGGCGTGTTGCTGGCCATAGAGCCGGTCTGGAATCATATCGTCTGGAATCCCCAGGTGGCTCGGCGGGTGATTCAGGAGATGGCGTCTCCGAATCTGCGGATCATCTTCGATCCGGTGAATCTTCTGTCCGGCGAAAACTATCAGGACAGGGATAGGGTTATCGGGGAAGCAATCGAACAGTTCGGTGAATATGTGGAAGTGGTGCATCTGAAGGATTTCCAGGTGCAGGGGGAAAAGCTGTCAGCCGTTGCTCCGGGCACGGGACTTATGGATTATAAGCCATTGTTGGCTTATCTGAAACAGGAAAAATACGGCATCCAGGCAACGCTGGAAAATACGATTCCAGAAAATGCCGTGGCTGCGCGAAAATATTTGGAAGAAATCTATGCTGAGGTTTGA
- a CDS encoding sugar kinase: MAEVLTIGEPMGLFVAEEAKPLKDVQTFTRLVCGAEVNFSIGLSRLGHTVSYVSRVGSDPIGQHIRDFLQENGIEAGYVQVDREHLTGMQFKEKAPEGVDPLVVNYRRHTAFSYFTPEDLHGIDWQGVRHVHVTGIPAALSASCCAAVEKLMDEAHAHQAMVSFDPNLRPALWPSHKVMVRTLNRLAAKADLVLPGLGEGKILTGMEKPEQVADFYLERGAKAVVIKLGGSKGAYGKERNGKEFIAPSFRVEHVVDTVGAGDGFAVGTVSALLEGRTLEEAALRGAAIGALAIMSAGDNEGLPNRTELQHFMEAV; this comes from the coding sequence ATGGCTGAGGTACTGACAATCGGCGAGCCCATGGGACTCTTTGTGGCGGAGGAGGCAAAACCGTTGAAGGATGTACAGACCTTCACCCGTCTGGTATGCGGTGCGGAGGTGAATTTTTCTATCGGCCTTTCAAGGCTGGGACATACGGTTTCCTATGTCTCCCGGGTGGGCAGTGATCCCATCGGCCAGCATATCCGGGATTTTCTGCAGGAAAATGGCATCGAAGCCGGTTATGTGCAGGTTGACCGGGAACATCTGACCGGCATGCAGTTCAAGGAAAAAGCGCCGGAGGGTGTAGATCCGCTGGTGGTCAATTATCGCCGCCATACGGCCTTTTCCTATTTCACGCCGGAGGATCTGCATGGCATTGACTGGCAGGGTGTGAGGCATGTCCATGTGACAGGCATTCCCGCAGCGCTGTCCGCCAGCTGCTGTGCCGCAGTGGAAAAACTGATGGATGAGGCCCATGCCCATCAGGCAATGGTCTCCTTCGATCCCAATCTGCGCCCGGCTCTCTGGCCGTCCCATAAGGTCATGGTCAGGACTTTGAACCGTCTGGCCGCGAAGGCCGACCTGGTGTTGCCGGGACTTGGGGAAGGCAAGATTCTCACCGGGATGGAAAAGCCGGAGCAGGTAGCCGACTTCTATCTGGAACGCGGTGCTAAAGCCGTGGTCATCAAATTGGGCGGCAGCAAGGGCGCTTATGGCAAGGAGCGGAATGGCAAGGAATTTATCGCGCCGTCCTTCCGGGTGGAACATGTGGTGGATACGGTAGGTGCCGGGGATGGCTTTGCCGTGGGCACCGTATCGGCCCTGCTGGAAGGCAGGACGCTGGAAGAAGCCGCCCTGCGCGGCGCCGCGATTGGTGCATTGGCCATTATGTCGGCAGGCGATAATGAGGGCCTGCCCAATCGCACGGAATTACAACATTTTATGGAGGCAGTTTGA
- the kduI gene encoding 5-dehydro-4-deoxy-D-glucuronate isomerase → MDIRYSANQRDFKRYTTEEVRQEFLIENLFQADEVTAVYSHVDRMVTFGCMPVKEEVALDKGIDVWHNFGTHFILERREIGIFNVGGAGTITADGVAYELGYKDCLYITMGTKEVTFKSQDGSQPAKFYMVSAPAHKACQTKLLTIKDANKVPCGDARTSNKRTINQFIHPDVLETCQLSMGMTSLEPGSVWNTMPAHTHERRMEIYFYFEIPENEVVFHMMGEPQETRHVVMQDEQAIISPSWSIHAGCGTANYTFIWAMGGENKAFDDMDHIKNTELR, encoded by the coding sequence ATGGATATTCGTTATTCGGCAAATCAAAGAGATTTCAAGCGTTATACGACGGAGGAAGTGCGGCAGGAATTCTTGATTGAAAACCTGTTCCAAGCTGATGAAGTGACGGCGGTATACTCCCATGTAGACCGCATGGTGACTTTCGGCTGCATGCCGGTCAAGGAAGAAGTGGCGCTGGATAAGGGAATTGATGTCTGGCATAATTTCGGCACCCATTTCATCCTGGAACGCCGGGAAATCGGCATTTTCAACGTGGGCGGCGCTGGTACGATCACGGCTGATGGTGTGGCCTATGAATTGGGCTATAAGGACTGCCTCTATATCACCATGGGGACAAAAGAGGTCACGTTCAAGAGTCAGGACGGCAGTCAGCCGGCGAAATTCTACATGGTTTCTGCTCCGGCTCATAAGGCCTGCCAGACCAAGCTCCTGACCATCAAGGATGCCAACAAGGTTCCCTGCGGCGATGCCAGGACCAGCAACAAGCGCACCATCAATCAGTTCATCCATCCGGATGTTTTGGAAACCTGCCAGCTCTCCATGGGCATGACTTCCTTGGAGCCCGGTAGTGTTTGGAATACCATGCCCGCGCATACCCATGAACGCCGCATGGAAATCTATTTTTACTTTGAGATTCCGGAAAACGAAGTGGTGTTTCATATGATGGGCGAACCGCAGGAAACCCGTCATGTGGTGATGCAGGACGAACAGGCCATCATCAGCCCGTCCTGGAGCATCCATGCCGGCTGCGGTACCGCCAACTACACCTTTATCTGGGCCATGGGCGGTGAGAATAAAGCCTTTGACGATATGGATCATATCAAGAATACCGAACTTAGATAA